A portion of the Candidatus Saccharimonadales bacterium genome contains these proteins:
- a CDS encoding DUF6541 family protein: protein MKNIFINVWKWCRDEKRSIWFEYSTLSLIILLPLLLPGYILTLDLVFTPHFVWPAELTNTYPLEALLWLMHFILPGDVIEKIILFLILMLSGVGMHRLLRSIKVKEGISPEVWQTALYFGGLFYMINPFTYSRFMAGQWMVLLGYALLPFFIQAFIRLLALPSRRQAIVTALLAFVITTVSLHHAGMLLIIALLIVIVASILRYWRDGTHVKKFLGWTAASAVFATVLSSFWIIPTILGQNNTGQAVTHFDESHFKAFETTGGNVVGAISQVIRLQGFWVEDRGLYSLPQSMIPIWGLLFLALWAVIIIGVIKAWRKNRMLVSIAVGCIILGIILAATPLVEILSRSIPFIAGYREPQKFVNLIVIGYSILGVFGVGYIIEWASKRFADLGSQVAIAVCLFLPLAITPTMLWGFSGQLTPRAYPTGWSEMNQELKSVAANDRTLFLPWHQYATFDFAGRIIANPAEKYFETPVIISDDPEFKNVSPTIPDEEKRQITEALNDTDTLTNTLRSLHIRYILLSKEKDKIDYGYLNKLDDLTVVKENADLKLYEIKR, encoded by the coding sequence ATGAAAAACATATTCATAAACGTATGGAAGTGGTGTCGTGACGAAAAAAGATCAATCTGGTTTGAGTATAGTACGCTTTCACTCATCATCCTGCTGCCACTACTTTTACCTGGGTATATATTAACGCTAGATCTGGTTTTTACGCCTCATTTCGTGTGGCCGGCCGAGCTGACAAATACATATCCGCTTGAAGCGTTGCTATGGCTGATGCATTTTATTTTGCCAGGCGATGTAATCGAAAAGATTATCCTATTCTTAATTCTAATGTTGTCGGGCGTTGGAATGCATCGGCTGCTCAGATCCATAAAAGTCAAAGAGGGAATATCCCCGGAGGTCTGGCAGACGGCGCTATATTTCGGAGGACTGTTCTATATGATTAATCCGTTCACGTATTCGCGTTTTATGGCAGGGCAGTGGATGGTGCTTTTAGGCTATGCGCTTCTTCCCTTTTTTATTCAAGCTTTCATCCGGCTTCTAGCACTTCCTTCCAGAAGGCAAGCGATAGTGACGGCTCTTTTGGCATTCGTGATTACGACGGTTTCTTTGCATCACGCGGGTATGTTGCTCATCATCGCGTTATTAATAGTCATCGTTGCTTCTATTCTGCGATATTGGCGAGACGGTACGCACGTAAAGAAATTTCTTGGATGGACAGCTGCCAGTGCGGTATTTGCCACTGTCTTGTCGAGTTTTTGGATAATTCCAACAATCCTTGGGCAAAACAATACAGGCCAGGCGGTTACCCATTTTGACGAATCACATTTCAAGGCCTTTGAGACGACTGGCGGAAATGTAGTCGGTGCGATTAGCCAAGTTATACGCCTGCAAGGTTTTTGGGTAGAGGACCGGGGGCTATATTCGCTCCCTCAGTCAATGATTCCTATATGGGGGCTTCTCTTCCTTGCGCTATGGGCGGTTATTATCATCGGCGTGATTAAGGCGTGGCGCAAAAACCGCATGCTGGTGAGTATTGCCGTCGGCTGTATAATCCTCGGCATTATCCTTGCGGCTACGCCGCTTGTCGAGATACTTAGCCGTTCTATACCGTTCATCGCTGGGTATCGTGAACCTCAAAAATTCGTTAACTTGATTGTTATTGGGTATAGCATCCTAGGCGTGTTCGGGGTAGGTTACATTATTGAGTGGGCGTCAAAACGATTTGCCGATCTAGGTAGCCAAGTTGCCATAGCAGTCTGCCTATTTTTGCCCTTAGCAATTACGCCAACGATGCTATGGGGCTTTTCGGGCCAGCTAACCCCGCGTGCATATCCAACTGGTTGGTCGGAAATGAATCAGGAATTAAAAAGCGTTGCTGCTAACGACCGAACGCTATTCCTGCCGTGGCATCAGTACGCGACATTTGATTTTGCCGGCCGAATTATTGCTAATCCGGCCGAAAAGTATTTCGAAACGCCAGTTATCATTAGCGATGATCCAGAGTTTAAAAACGTGTCTCCTACGATACCGGACGAAGAAAAACGCCAAATTACCGAAGCGTTAAATGACACGGATACCCTCACGAACACACTTCGTTCACTTCATATTCGCTATATTCTGCTTTCAAAAGAAAAAGATAAGATTGATTATGGCTATCTTAATAAGCTGGATGATCTCACGGTAGTGAAAGAGAATGCGGATCTTAAGCTATATGAGATAAAGCGCTAA